The Myxococcota bacterium genome includes the window GGATCGCTCGCGCTGCTGCACCACCCTGAACAGCACGAGCGCCTGCTCGCGACGCCGGGCTTGCTGCCGAACGCGATCGAGGAGATGCTCCGCTTCGTGACACCGATTCGCCACGTCACTCGCCGCGCGACCGCCGACGTCGAGGTGCGCGGTCGCACCGTCCGCGCCGGCGATGCCCTCGTGTTCTTCTACGGCTCAGCGAACCGCGACGAGGAGGTCTTCGGTCCGGACGCGGAGCGCTTCGACATCACCCGGTCCGACGCGCGCCGGCATCTGTCCTTCGGCTTCGGCGAGCACGTCTGTCTGGGGGCGGCGCTGGCGCGGCTCGAGGCGCGCGTGCTCTTCGAGGAGCTCTTCGCCCGCTGGCCCCGCTTCGAGCTGGCGGAGACACCGCAGCCGCTGGGATCGCCGCTCGTGAACGGCCTGGCTTCCTTGCCGGTGCGCCGGGCCGCGTAGTGGCGTCTCCCTTCGAGCGTCCGGGACCGCGCGAGCAGCAGCGTTTGCGCACGCGCGCCCAGCTCTTCGAAGCGGCGCTGGCCGAGTTCGCGAAGGTGGGTTTCGAGCGGGCCAGCATCGCCGAAATCGCGCGGGCGGTGGGGGTCTCGCGCCCGAGCTTCTACTTCCACTTCCCGACGAAGGACCACGTCCTGCTCGAGCTCCAGTGGCACAAGGAGAACGAGATCGTCGAGCAGCTGCGCCCGGCGGCCGATCTGCGCGCGCTGCTCGAGGCCCTGCCCGACGCCGTCTGCGATGCCTACGACAGCATCGAGGGGCCCGGCGTCGCGCGCGACGTCGCCTTCGTCTACGCCCGGCGCCCTGCGAAGCTGCCGTTGGCCGAACAGCCGTTTCCGCTGGTGCGCCTGTTGGAGGAGCGCTTCGCGGCGGGCGCGGCGCGGGGCGAGCTGCGTGCCGGGATCGAACCCGAACGCGCGCCCTTGATGTGCCTGACCAGCGTCTTCGGCTATCTCATCGCGAATCGACCGGAAGCCGAGCGTCGTGCCGACCTGCGCACGATCGCGGGGCTGTTCCTGCCGGAGGGAGTCGATTGATGCGTGAAGTCACCGCGCGGGCGCGCATCGCGCTGCCGCAAGCGACGTGCTGGGAGAAGCTGTGCGACTTCACGCGCGCCCTCGAGTACGTGCCCGGCCTCACTTCCCTGGAGGTCACGACGGAGCAGCGCGAGGGCGTCGGGGCGAGTCGCGTGGTCGTTCACGAGACGACCGGGGCGATGAACGAGACCGTCACCGAGTGGACCGAGGGGCAGGGCTTCTGGATGCGCCTGCATCGTGGCGAGAAGGGCCCGATGCCTCCGCTGCGCGAGGCCCAGTTCCGGTACTGGCTCGAAGCCCAGGGCGCGGACGCCTGCGACATCGTCCTGACCCTGCGGTACGCCCTCGGCCTCGGGCCGCTGGGCGCGCTTCTGGATGCGCTCTTCCTGCGACGCACGCTGGCGAAGAACCTCCTCGATACGGCGCTGGCCCTGGCCGAGCACTACGAGACCGGCGCGCGCGTCACGCCGGAGAAGCTGGCGGCCCGCCGCGCCCGCGCGGCCTGATCCGGGAGCTCGCCGTCCCGGCGCAAGCAACCGATGCCCACCGCTAGAGTGGGTCCATTATGGCGTCCTCGCGCGAAGCCCAGCTCTCGTTCTTTCCCGAGCACGAGCGCTGGCGTCGGGTGGGACCGGCGACCGTCGACGACGCGACGCGACAGCTGGCCGAGCGTCTGCCGGGCGGCGTGTATCTGGGCACCTCGTCCTGGTCCTTCCCGGGCTGGAGCGGAATCGTCTACGACCGCGAGGCCACGACGAACCTGCTCGCG containing:
- a CDS encoding helix-turn-helix domain-containing protein gives rise to the protein MASPFERPGPREQQRLRTRAQLFEAALAEFAKVGFERASIAEIARAVGVSRPSFYFHFPTKDHVLLELQWHKENEIVEQLRPAADLRALLEALPDAVCDAYDSIEGPGVARDVAFVYARRPAKLPLAEQPFPLVRLLEERFAAGAARGELRAGIEPERAPLMCLTSVFGYLIANRPEAERRADLRTIAGLFLPEGVD
- a CDS encoding SRPBCC family protein, yielding MREVTARARIALPQATCWEKLCDFTRALEYVPGLTSLEVTTEQREGVGASRVVVHETTGAMNETVTEWTEGQGFWMRLHRGEKGPMPPLREAQFRYWLEAQGADACDIVLTLRYALGLGPLGALLDALFLRRTLAKNLLDTALALAEHYETGARVTPEKLAARRARAA